In the Actinomycetes bacterium genome, one interval contains:
- a CDS encoding glycosyltransferase family 2 protein yields MNEDVAPRVIVVMPAYNAARTLVRTYSDIPAEVVHHVILVDDVSRDDTVAVAKLLNIHVVVHRQNLGYGGNQKTCYDTALAEGADVVVMLHPDYQYDATRIPDLIAPIVAGETDMMLGSRFLGDPLAGGMPRWKYVANRFLTTVQNRAYGLALSEYHTGFRAYSRKVLETIDYRANSDDFVFDQELVGQVVRAGFRIGEVPVPTRYFAEASSVNFRRSTVYGLSTLRSLLRHRSAVRAAPTTTRHGTPAGER; encoded by the coding sequence ATGAACGAAGACGTCGCGCCACGGGTGATCGTGGTCATGCCCGCGTACAACGCGGCCAGGACCCTCGTGCGCACCTACTCCGACATCCCCGCCGAGGTCGTCCACCACGTGATCCTGGTCGACGACGTGTCCAGGGACGACACCGTGGCGGTGGCCAAGCTGCTCAACATCCATGTGGTCGTCCACCGCCAGAACCTCGGCTACGGCGGCAACCAGAAGACGTGCTACGACACCGCCCTGGCCGAGGGCGCCGACGTGGTGGTCATGCTCCACCCCGACTACCAGTACGACGCCACCCGCATCCCCGACCTGATCGCCCCGATCGTGGCCGGCGAGACCGACATGATGCTCGGCAGCCGCTTCCTCGGGGACCCGCTGGCCGGGGGCATGCCGCGCTGGAAGTACGTTGCCAACCGCTTCCTCACCACGGTGCAGAACCGCGCGTACGGGCTCGCCCTGTCGGAGTACCACACCGGCTTCCGCGCCTACTCCCGCAAGGTGCTCGAGACGATCGACTACCGCGCCAACTCCGACGACTTCGTGTTCGACCAGGAGCTGGTCGGCCAGGTCGTGCGCGCCGGCTTCCGCATCGGCGAGGTCCCGGTGCCGACCCGCTACTTCGCCGAGGCCAGCTCGGTGAACTTCCGCCGCTCGACCGTGTACGGCCTGTCCACCCTGCGCTCGCTGCTGCGGCACCGGTCGGCGGTGCGGGCCGCGCCGACCACCACCCGTCACGGCACCCCCGCCGGCGAGCGCTGA
- a CDS encoding acyl-CoA thioesterase, with the protein MTTGPGTGDIVAGLQEQVREAARAAAVGAAGPKCPRESAVTLSQAMGLAHANHMGNVHGGEIMKMIDTAAGIAATRHAGGPVVTASLDQMSFLDPVHVGDIVFVHATVNDVGRTSVEVGVRVEAEEIVSGRRTHTASAYLVFVALDEHGKPRPVPGVAPETEAERRRQAEAKIRRESRLARAEAIRRRRDVR; encoded by the coding sequence ATGACCACCGGGCCGGGCACAGGCGACATCGTCGCGGGGCTGCAGGAGCAGGTCCGCGAGGCGGCCAGGGCGGCCGCCGTCGGCGCGGCCGGACCGAAGTGCCCACGCGAGTCGGCCGTGACGCTCTCGCAGGCCATGGGCCTCGCCCACGCCAACCACATGGGCAACGTCCACGGCGGGGAGATCATGAAGATGATCGACACGGCCGCCGGCATCGCCGCGACCCGGCACGCCGGCGGCCCGGTGGTTACCGCGTCGCTGGACCAGATGAGCTTCCTGGACCCGGTCCACGTCGGCGACATCGTGTTCGTGCACGCCACCGTCAACGACGTCGGCCGTACCTCCGTGGAGGTCGGCGTCCGGGTCGAGGCCGAGGAGATCGTGAGCGGGAGACGCACTCACACCGCCTCGGCCTACCTGGTGTTCGTCGCGCTCGACGAGCACGGCAAGCCCCGGCCGGTGCCCGGCGTGGCCCCCGAGACCGAGGCGGAGCGCCGCCGCCAGGCCGAGGCGAAGATCCGGCGCGAGTCCCGCCTGGCCCGGGCCGAGGCGATCCGCCGCCGCCGCGACGTCCGATGA